The sequence TGGGCCTTTGTCCTTTCAGCGATTACCCGTGCAAGCGCTGTCTTTCCTGTACCCGGCGGGCCGTAAAGGATGATTGATGTAATCCTGTCAGCCTCTATAGCCCTCCTGAGCAGCCTACCTTCACCGAGGATGTGCCCCTGCCCTACATATTCATCAAGACTCCTCGGACACATCCGGTAAGCGAGTGGTTCCTTCAGGGTTTCTTCTCTAAAAAGCTCCATAGTTAAGACTATTTCTTTTAAGTCTTCAAGTGAATCTTTAGACCACTTTATTTTAGCCATTCTTTCATGATTTCCTTTGCCTCTTCGTGTGTATAAAACTGACCAGATTCTAACTGTTTTTGTCCTTTTAATATTTTTTGTTTTACATAGAGAGATTCCATTATATCCTCTAAAGTTGCATTTTCGGGCATATCCTTAACCAGTGACATAACTGATTCTTTAATAGTTGGCATTTAAATCACCTCCTCTCTTATTTTAGCATGTTATCTGTCTGCCGGTGCTGGTAATTCTTTTTCAGATTATTCTTCCAATATTTTTTTAAGAGTTTGGTCGGTTTTAAATTGTTTATTTTGATTATTTCTTCTATGGGTTGAGCCTAATTTTCTCGAAAGCCATTCCTTGTATGTACAAGATGGAAAGCCACTGCATCCAATAAAATCAACTTTCGGTCCATGACATAGCTTTAATTTTGAGCCACAGCGTGGACAGTTGCCATAATCTTCAGCAGATTTGCTTATAGACGCTTGGGGTTTATGTTCATTAGCACAATTGGTACAAACATTTGTCTTTGGCATTACCTTAAGTCGTCCCTCTGGTATCGGGTCACCACATATAGAACAAAGTTTTTGACTTACATCATATGTCATAGCTGTTACCTTTCCACTTTTTATAACTTTGCCCACAATGAGCAGATAACTCGTTTGTATCAGCATTGAGTGCTGATACACTTCCAATTTGGCGGTGTATCAGCACCTGGTGCGGATATATTGCCTCTGGCCGAAGGCCAGAAAAAACCTCAACCTGACAAATATTGTCATTCATCACCCCCG is a genomic window of Nitrospirota bacterium containing:
- a CDS encoding TraR/DksA C4-type zinc finger protein → MEVYQHSMLIQTSYLLIVGKVIKSGKVTAMTYDVSQKLCSICGDPIPEGRLKVMPKTNVCTNCANEHKPQASISKSAEDYGNCPRCGSKLKLCHGPKVDFIGCSGFPSCTYKEWLSRKLGSTHRRNNQNKQFKTDQTLKKILEE